A part of Antennarius striatus isolate MH-2024 chromosome 21, ASM4005453v1, whole genome shotgun sequence genomic DNA contains:
- the LOC137588130 gene encoding E3 ubiquitin-protein ligase TRIM39-like — protein MASSSSLVSEDQFVCPICLDLFTQPVSTPCGHNFCKICIMSYWDDTPICQCPACKKVFETRPCLEVNTLISGLALVVMLRQVQDAQTGGSDQQEASCSGRVQDTICKDHNRQLDLFCRNEKVLLCKVCTNSHHVNHDVTSVQKAFLQMRPLLEEVEATAKKMIQERQQKIQAVKEMVKQSRTEAENAVSSSVLDLNAAMVKFQKEVEVMEEKQKAAEEHADRWIDSVEQEIDELQTTTTKLKKLKDTKDQLSFIQSFPHQSLLPPMMDLSTFRFDKNEDIAGVKESLNKLMSQMQKLLTETRMEVKQFSDGAASSNNMRLKQALLYEKDIRLDPDTAHRLLVVSSDGKKVHYSMNFIRQRNQILNPNRFTDQLAVLGDTGFRSGKFYFAVFVGKKTKWCLGVATASIQRKGPIDRKPGSGIWAILFLKDKFETSFFPHVLIHWGRVETVGVFVDYNEGKISFYDVQNATLIYSFTKCLFTEELYPYLNLYHHQYDPNLDPMVIAPADYNYDNSRRR, from the coding sequence atggcctccagcagcagcctcGTATCCGAGGACCAGTTCGTCTGTCCCATCTGCCTGGATTTGTTCACTCAGCCGGTTTCCACCCCATGCGGACACAACTTCTGCAAGATCTGCATCATGTCCTACTGGGATGACACCCCGATCTGTCAGTGTCCTGCCTGCAAAAAGGTGTTTGAAACTAGACCGTGTCTCGAGGTAAACACTTTAATTTCAGGTCTTGCATTAGTGGTCATGTTGCGTCAAGTGCAAGATGCTCAAACCGGGGGTTCAGACCAACAGGAGGCCAGCTGCAGCGGAAGGGTTCAAGACACGATCTGCAAGGATCATAACAGACAGCTGGATTTGTTCTGCAGAAATGAGAAGGTCCTGCTGTGCAAAGTTTGCACTAACTCACACCACGTAAACCATGATGTCACGTCTGTGCAGAAAGCATTCCTACAGATGAGGCCTCTGCTGGAGGAAGTAGAAGCCACAGCAAAGAAGATGATCCAAGAGAGGCAGCAGAAGATACAAGCTGTGAAGGAGATGGTCAAACAAAGTCGAACAGAAGCAGAGAATGCAGTATCAAGCAGCGTTCTGGACTTGAATGCAGCGATGGTCAAGTTCCAGAAGGAAGTGGAGGTGATGGAAGAGAAGCAGAAAGCAGCAGAAGAACACGCAGATAGGTGGATAGATAGCGTGGAGCAGGAGATCGACGAGCTGCAGACGACCACGACAAAGCTGAAGAAGCTTAAAGACACTAAAGATCAGCTTTCTTTCATCCAGAGCTTCCCACACCAATCCCTTCTACCCCCCATGATGGACCTGTCCACATTCAGGTTTGACAAAAATGAGGACATTGCCGGTGTGAAGGAATCCCTCAATAAATTAATGTCTCAAATGCAAAAGCTGCTGACAGAAACAAGAATGGAAGTGAAGCAGTTTTCTGATGGCGCCGCCTCGTCAAACAATATGAGGCTGAAACAAGCACTGCTGTATGAAAAAGACATCAGGCTGGATCCTGACACAGCTCACCGTCTGCTCGTCGTGTCTAGTGATGGGAAAAAGGTGCATTACAGCATGAATTTCATTCGACAGCGGAACCAAATCCTGAACCCAAACAGATTTACAGATCAATTGGCAGTTCTAGGAGACACAGGCTTCAGATCAGGAAAGTTCTACTTTGCGGTGTTTGTGGGTAAAAAGACCAAGTGGTGTCTGGGCGTGGCCACGGCATCCATCCAGAGGAAAGGGCCAATCGATAGGAAGCCTGGTAGTGGAATCTGGGCCATCTTGTTCCTAAAAGATAAGTTTGAAACTTCCTTTTTTCCACATGTGCTGATCCACTGGGGAAGAGTAGAGACAGTCGGCGTGTTTGTGGATTATAATGAAGGCAAAATATCTTTCTATGATGTCCAGAACGCAACTCTAATTTACTCCTTTACGAAGTGTTTGTTCACCGAAGAACTCTATCCATACTTGAATCTCTATCATCATCAATACGATCCAAACCTTGATCCAATGGTTATAGCTCCTGCCGACTACAATTATGATAATAGTAGAAGGCGTTGA